Sequence from the Paralichthys olivaceus isolate ysfri-2021 chromosome 1, ASM2471397v2, whole genome shotgun sequence genome:
GTACTTATCAGGTTCCACAGCACATCAGTGCTCTCAAAACCATTTTCATCTTTATCAACTGTAACTTTCACCGTCGGGTTGATCTTGAaatctcttcttccttctttttcaGGAATGACACTGTGGGACCACGATGACCTGAAAAATCACATACGAGAAAAGCCACAGAACTATAGCGATTTTGAAATAGTTGCATCAGAAACGATTGAGGACAAAACTTCAGCTCTAAATGTTGAAGCATCCCTGAAGGCCAGTTTCTTGAGTGGGCTGGTTGAGGTTGACGGTTCTGCCAAGTACCTGAAAGACAAGAAGGCTTCTAGAAATCTGGCCAGGGTCACACTGCAGTACAAGGCTACCACAAAGTTCCAGGAACTGTCAATGAATCATCTCGGACGAGGCAACATGAAGCATCCGTATGTGTTTGATAAGAGAATAGCAACACATGTAGTCACGGCTATTCTTTATGGGGCACACGCCTTCTTTGTCTTTGACCGTGAGGTGTCAGAAAAAGAAGATCACCAAGACATTCGGGGCAAATTGAAAGCAATGATCAAGATGATCCCTGGTCTTGCTATTGAGGGTGAAGCTAccctgaaaatggaaaacaaggaAATGGCAAATGTTGAGAAATTCTCCTGCAGATTCTATGGAGACTTCTCTCTTCCTAAACCCCCATCATCCTTTCAGGATGCCATACAGGTTTATCAAAGCCTGCCGAAGTTGCTGGGACTCAGTGGAGAAAATGCGGTGCCAGTGAAGGTCTGGTTGTTGCCACTGACAATTTTAGATTCTTCTGCTGCTCAACTTGTTTGTCAGATACATATAAGATTAGTTCAGGAGGCTCAAAGAGTCCTGGAGGACATGAGTGAGCTGGACATCAGATGCAACGACGCAATGAGAACAACGACTGCACAGCAGTTCCCGCAGATCTGCAAAAAACTGAAACTCTTCAAAGAAAAATGCTCCGAGTTCAAGCTTGAATTTCAACTGAACTTGAAAGGGAAACTTCCTGCAATccgagaaggaggtgaagaggaggctTCACTCACAGAAATCCTGATGAAGAGACATTCGTCTCCTTTCAACAGTGAACACCTGACTGAGTGGTTGGActgtaaagagagagaaatatgcgttttaaaatctgtcaccaacatgatgaaaaacacaaagattgtCCCATCTCAGAATGGTCTTCACGAGGAAACTCTCAGTGCAGAGCACgctgtgtgttttgtctttacCTCACTAGGAAATGCTGAACCGTACCTCTTAGCTTTATCAAACTATGTAAAAATAACAACCAAACCAGACGACCCTCAAGATCCACAAGCTTACGATGTAGAGAAGGAGCAATGGTATCTTTCAAGTGAAGTATCTGACACAATGAGGAAACAAGCAAAGCTCTTCAGTGATTTTGCAGAGTCCAACAAGGAGAACAAGAACATTAAGTTCCTGTCAATGGGTTTGACAAATGAGACATTAAAAGGTTCCAGCATCTACCTTTATAAAGACGGCTCCTGTGTTAACGACAGCTTTCAACCACCTTCAAAACCTGAAACTGTGACAGTAAGCAACATAAGCCTCAACACAGTGACACTGCATATTTCTCCTCCCAAATGTGGAGCGGAGGACGTCACCTCCTACTCTGTTGAGTACTGTGTCCGTGGAGAGGATGGATGGCAACAGAAGATGGTGTTAAAGGCTGAGGAGGTCAAAGTGAGCGACCTGAGTCCTAACACAGAGTATGTGTTCAGATGCAGAGCTGTCACCTCAGTAGGAGTCGGACCAGTCCATGAGGTCAGTGGAACCATTAAAACTCTGCCCTGCAGCCCTCCTGGAAAACCCCAAGTGGAATCAAACTCAAGTGAAATATCTGTTAGCTGGCAGAGACCTGCTGAGGTTGGACGAGATGTCCAGCAGCTGAGCTACATCATAGAGTACGCCCAAACAGACAATGGGGTGAAAAGTGAAGATCTGCAGTGGAGCCAAACAATGTCAAGAGCTGAAAGGGCGATCATTTCAGGGCTCAAGTCAGAGACAGAGTATGTTGTCAGGGTCAGATGCGACTATGGTGTCGCTGGCAGGAGCAAGGAAAGCATTGCTGTTAATGTCCACACAACAAAACTCTCCCTTCTCACTGAATCACTCAAACGTACAAGTGAAAGGATTAATTCTGAATCCCCATACATTTACAAACTGCCCCTGACAGAAGTCGACGTGAACATAGGAGAATGCCGAAGGTTTAACTTTGGCAAAGAAGGCCTGAGGAGAAACCGCAGCATAATTCTTTTAGAAGTACCGGGATCAGAAACGTCCACTCTGATCAATGGAATGATCAACTACATTGTGGGTGTAGAGTGGAAGGACAATTTCCGATTCAAGTTAATTGACGAGGCTCAGTTAAGTTGTCAAGTGAAAGGTCAGACCTCGGAAGTGGTCGAGTACAAAATCAACCACCAGGACGGTTTTAAAATCGACTACTCACTGACCATTGTTGACATTGCAGTCGAAGGCCGACCACAGAAGTATCTGTACAATCTCTCCACTGCTGAGCAAGGTGTCAAAGAAATCAACGCAGTGTGTATCGTAGCTCCGGCTGCTTTAACACAACTCACACAAAGgcagaaatattttttgaaaCGATTTCTCTCATGCATCAAAAACAACGTGGCAGAAAATGTCAGGGTTCTCGTGACATTCGCAGATGGCAGGCGTCCACCAGTTCTCGAGGCAATCAGTGCTGCAGGTGTCCCGTGTCCGAAAGCAGAAGACGGACTGCCACTTCACTTCAAGTTCAATAATTCAGCATTGTTTGCAAACAACAAATCGTCTGCAGCAGCGAGCACGAGTGAAGACGACGAAAACGCAAACTACGATCAGATGTTTTGGAACGTGGGGACAAAAAGCATGAAGATGTTTTTTGATACTGTGAATGAAATGGAAAGCTTGATAATTAGCGAGGCACATTCAATTATTCATCTTTCGGAATTACTC
This genomic interval carries:
- the LOC109641292 gene encoding uncharacterized protein isoform X1; translation: MAGRGQDLLKAQPPGGSQGELASLSGAVVSSIFTVNGMTLWDHDDLKNHIREKPQNYSDFEIVASETIEDKTSALNVEASLKASFLSGLVEVDGSAKYLKDKKASRNLARVTLQYKATTKFQELSMNHLGRGNMKHPYVFDKRIATHVVTAILYGAHAFFVFDREVSEKEDHQDIRGKLKAMIKMIPGLAIEGEATLKMENKEMANVEKFSCRFYGDFSLPKPPSSFQDAIQVYQSLPKLLGLSGENAVPVKVWLLPLTILDSSAAQLVCQIHIRLVQEAQRVLEDMSELDIRCNDAMRTTTAQQFPQICKKLKLFKEKCSEFKLEFQLNLKGKLPAIREGGEEEASLTEILMKRHSSPFNSEHLTEWLDCKEREICVLKSVTNMMKNTKIVPSQNGLHEETLSAEHAVCFVFTSLGNAEPYLLALSNYVKITTKPDDPQDPQAYDVEKEQWYLSSEVSDTMRKQAKLFSDFAESNKENKNIKFLSMGLTNETLKGSSIYLYKDGSCVNDSFQPPSKPETVTVSNISLNTVTLHISPPKCGAEDVTSYSVEYCVRGEDGWQQKMVLKAEEVKVSDLSPNTEYVFRCRAVTSVGVGPVHEVSGTIKTLPCSPPGKPQVESNSSEISVSWQRPAEVGRDVQQLSYIIEYAQTDNGVKSEDLQWSQTMSRAERAIISGLKSETEYVVRVRCDYGVAGRSKESIAVNVHTTKLSLLTESLKRTSERINSESPYIYKLPLTEVDVNIGECRRFNFGKEGLRRNRSIILLEVPGSETSTLINGMINYIVGVEWKDNFRFKLIDEAQLSCQVKGQTSEVVEYKINHQDGFKIDYSLTIVDIAVEGRPQKYLYNLSTAEQGVKEINAVCIVAPAALTQLTQRQKYFLKRFLSCIKNNVAENVRVLVTFADGRRPPVLEAISAAGVPCPKAEDGLPLHFKFNNSALFANNKSSAAASTSEDDENANYDQMFWNVGTKSMKMFFDTVNEMESLIISEAHSIIHLSELLRDIGHKLDQDL
- the LOC109641292 gene encoding verrucotoxin subunit beta-like isoform X2; translated protein: MDCGGTMEVAALGRPFCLGMFYDCRRDLLVPGMTLWDHDDLKNHIREKPQNYSDFEIVASETIEDKTSALNVEASLKASFLSGLVEVDGSAKYLKDKKASRNLARVTLQYKATTKFQELSMNHLGRGNMKHPYVFDKRIATHVVTAILYGAHAFFVFDREVSEKEDHQDIRGKLKAMIKMIPGLAIEGEATLKMENKEMANVEKFSCRFYGDFSLPKPPSSFQDAIQVYQSLPKLLGLSGENAVPVKVWLLPLTILDSSAAQLVCQIHIRLVQEAQRVLEDMSELDIRCNDAMRTTTAQQFPQICKKLKLFKEKCSEFKLEFQLNLKGKLPAIREGGEEEASLTEILMKRHSSPFNSEHLTEWLDCKEREICVLKSVTNMMKNTKIVPSQNGLHEETLSAEHAVCFVFTSLGNAEPYLLALSNYVKITTKPDDPQDPQAYDVEKEQWYLSSEVSDTMRKQAKLFSDFAESNKENKNIKFLSMGLTNETLKGSSIYLYKDGSCVNDSFQPPSKPETVTVSNISLNTVTLHISPPKCGAEDVTSYSVEYCVRGEDGWQQKMVLKAEEVKVSDLSPNTEYVFRCRAVTSVGVGPVHEVSGTIKTLPCSPPGKPQVESNSSEISVSWQRPAEVGRDVQQLSYIIEYAQTDNGVKSEDLQWSQTMSRAERAIISGLKSETEYVVRVRCDYGVAGRSKESIAVNVHTTKLSLLTESLKRTSERINSESPYIYKLPLTEVDVNIGECRRFNFGKEGLRRNRSIILLEVPGSETSTLINGMINYIVGVEWKDNFRFKLIDEAQLSCQVKGQTSEVVEYKINHQDGFKIDYSLTIVDIAVEGRPQKYLYNLSTAEQGVKEINAVCIVAPAALTQLTQRQKYFLKRFLSCIKNNVAENVRVLVTFADGRRPPVLEAISAAGVPCPKAEDGLPLHFKFNNSALFANNKSSAAASTSEDDENANYDQMFWNVGTKSMKMFFDTVNEMESLIISEAHSIIHLSELLRDIGHKLDQDL